The following coding sequences are from one Loxodonta africana isolate mLoxAfr1 chromosome 18, mLoxAfr1.hap2, whole genome shotgun sequence window:
- the LOC100654055 gene encoding histone H3.3A: MARTKQTARKSTGGKAPRKQLATKAARKSAPSTGGVKKPHRYRPGTVALREIRRYQKSTELLIRKLPFQRLVREIAQDFKTDLRFQSAAIGALQEASEAYLVGLFEDTNLCAIHAKRVTIMPKDIQLARRIRGERA; this comes from the exons ATGGCCCGGACCAAGCAGACTGCCCGCAAGTCTACCGGGGGGAAAGCCCCCCGCAAACAGCTGGCCACCAAGGCAGCCAGGAAGAGCGCTCCCTCTACCGGCGGGGTGAAGAAACCTCACCGTTACAG GCCCGGAACCGTGGCGCTCCGGGAGATCCGCCGTTACCAGAAATCGACCGAGCTTCTGATCCGGAAGCTGCCTTTCCAGCGGTTGGTGAGGGAGATCGCCCAGGATTTCAAAACGGACTTGAGGTTTCAGAGCGCAGCCATCGGCGCCCTGCAG GAGGCTAGTGAAGCGTACCTGGTGGGGTTATTCGAAGACACTAATCTGTGTGCCATCCACGCCAAGAGAGTCACCATCATGCCCAAAGACATCCAGTTGGCTCGCCGGATACGGGGGGAGAGAGCTTAA